The window ATTACTTTTAGCTGATTTTTTCGACTTTTCAACACGAAGGGCTGTACGTGAGTCGCAAAAAAACTGCTGTGTTGAATTACTCCCGTATTTTAAGCTTTTTAAGGGCACTGAGGACACTATTTTTCACCACGGAGGCCAGTTGTTCCGTGTTTGTTTAGTGGCCCTTTGCCCTATTTTCCACTTTAGTACTGCCCGTCGGTTTTTCAACACTAAAGCACGAATTCTTTTTTATCCCACGTAAGGGCACTAAAATCACTAAGGTCCATGCCTGGCGCTTAAAACACGAAACAACCTCCCGAATGACACGAAAACACTAAAGGATTGAACCACGAGGACGGCATGAAATTTATGCTTTCTCTAGTGTTTCAAATAATTAGTGATGTTCGTGCCCTTCGGGAGGTTGTTTAGTGTTTTGACGTGAAAGCATCTACTTTAGTGCGGTTCGTGCCCCTTACGTGGGACTAAAAAATAATTCGTGTTTTAGTGTTGAAAAACCGGACAAATCAGCGAACCACACGAACAAAGGACAAACGATAGCACAACAAACATGGAACTACCGGACTTTGTGGTGAAGAGTAGTGCCTCCGTACACTCTGAGACTTAAAAGGGCATATTCAACACAGTAAAAAAAATTAAACAAGTGTAAAACCGAAGGGGCTATACATAAGTAATATATTTAAATATCACACCAGCACATGAAAATGAAGAGCTTAGAAGCCGTTCCTCTTAAGCTTCAGCTTACCGACCTTCTCGATCGCCGCCACGTCGACGCCGTCTGCGACGCTAACGGCTCCCGTCTCTCTCGCGATCTCGAATAGCCCGGCACCCTCGGGCGTCCTGATGATAACGACGCTCGAGCCGGCGGCACTGCCCACGCTGCCGACGGAAATATCCGCCAGCTTTGATGTGAAATCATTACACTTACGGCATCCAGGCTTGACGAACTCCGCCAGCTTCGCCAGCGGCAGCGTCTTTATCTCGCCATTCCGCAGCGTGACCGTAAGCCTGCCCTCGCCGGCGTTCATCTTCGCGATGCGCCAGGGCGGCACGCCGAGGCGCTGCGTGACCTCCGGTACGAGCGTATCGTCAAAGCACTCGAAGCAGAAAAGGCCCACCAGAAACCGTATCTTCTGGGTGAGCTTCGCGGCGTACTCGTTCGAGGACCTCCTTAACAGGCCGACCGCCTGCATGGTGCAGGGCATACCGACGAGCGCCACGTTCCTCACGCTGGCGTCCTTCATGACGTCCCGCATGGCCTCCAGAATATCGTTCGCCGTATATTTACTGCCCGCGACCTTATCGAGATACGCAGGGTCCGAGACGATCCGGGCGTATGCCTTCTGCGCCCAGCGGTCGGAGCCCATCACGATGACGCGGTCGACAAGCCCCTCGTCCAGGGCGGCTTTTAGTATTGCGGTGACAGCCCCTCCGTTCTGGTATCGGCCATTCCCGTTAGCCTTCACGTTCTTGATATCCAGGTAAGGGCCGACGATATCCAGTGATAATTTATCCATGTTGGCCGGAGTCCTCGGGCAGGCGTCCAGGCAGGCTTTACAGTCGATGCACGGCGTGATCTGGTACGGCCTGGCCAGCTTTAGGTCAAAGGCCAGCGTGTTCGCGGGGCAGACCGTGATACAGCCCCGGCATCCGG of the Methanocella sp. genome contains:
- a CDS encoding Coenzyme F420 hydrogenase/dehydrogenase, beta subunit C-terminal domain → MLNNAIVTPALLPFQELEQSVWKKETCAGCRGCITVCPANTLAFDLKLARPYQITPCIDCKACLDACPRTPANMDKLSLDIVGPYLDIKNVKANGNGRYQNGGAVTAILKAALDEGLVDRVIVMGSDRWAQKAYARIVSDPAYLDKVAGSKYTANDILEAMRDVMKDASVRNVALVGMPCTMQAVGLLRRSSNEYAAKLTQKIRFLVGLFCFECFDDTLVPEVTQRLGVPPWRIAKMNAGEGRLTVTLRNGEIKTLPLAKLAEFVKPGCRKCNDFTSKLADISVGSVGSAAGSSVVIIRTPEGAGLFEIARETGAVSVADGVDVAAIEKVGKLKLKRNGF